The Arachis ipaensis cultivar K30076 chromosome B07, Araip1.1, whole genome shotgun sequence genome includes a window with the following:
- the LOC107607849 gene encoding uncharacterized protein LOC107607849: MRRKRILKEKDKVLPKRKISVKEGIETESSGGKKRGGQRSASESDAKGTGPTVKPKRTRPAAKPKRIGHNVKSQRTRPAVYAEEAVPTVQPNDRPPIGLYVNEEDSDDDDPIYEYESENLHTPVSSEDEGDKHEFLAFNDEYRFGEGRFDIGTKFATIDGFKEVVRDIFISEGRELLWIKNDKERVRVGCRGKDCLWLPHLSYNKTLLCFQVKTYKSEHTCTRYLGSNAADQHWISKKVEKRIASQPHMTTNKAIDFLIEEFNLVVHPKMVYRAVKEAKERITRNKKEQYEKLRDYGMEIIKSNPRSIARVDVKPIPQSLPVFNKIYICFEGYKKGFKSGCRPFIHLDENFLKTYLGGQLLSAVAQDATTNFM; the protein is encoded by the coding sequence ATGAGGAGAAAAAGAATTCTGAAAGAAAAGGATAAGGTTCTGCCAAAGAGAAAGATCAGTGTGAAGGAAGGGATAGAGACAGAGTCAAGCGGAGGTAAAAAAAGAGGTGGACAAAGGAGTGCAAGTGAGAGTGATGCCAAAGGAACTGGGCCCACTGTGAAGCCCAAAAGAACTAGGCCCGCTGCCAAGCCCAAAAGAATTGGGCATAATGTAAAGTCCCAAAGAACTAGGCCTGCTGTATACGCTGAGGAAGCTGTGCCTACTGTGCAGCCCAATGATAGGCCTCCAATCGGCCTCTATGTAAATGAGGAGGATTCAGATGATGATGACCCCATTTATGAGTATGAATCAGAGAATCTTCACACACCAGTGTCGTCAGAAGATGAGGGAGACAAGCATGAATTTTTAGCGTTTAATGATGAGTATAGATTTGGAGAGGGTAGATTTGATATTGGAACCAAGTTTGCAACCATTGATGGGTTTAAAGAAGTGGTAAGAGATATATTCATATCTGAAGGGAGGGAACTTCTCTGGATTAAAAATGATAAGGAACGGGTGAGAGTTGGCTGCAGGGGTAAAGACTGTCTGTGGCTGCCACATCTATCCTACAACAAGACACTGTTATGCTTTCAGGTAAAGACTTACAAGTCAGAGCATACATGTACAAGATATTTGGGTAGTAATGCTGCTGATCAACACTGGATCAGTAAAAAAGTGGAGAAGAGAATAGCAAGTCAACCTCATATGACAACTAATAAGGCAATTGACTTCCTTATAGAAGAGTTTAACCTGGTGGTGCATCCGAAGATGGTTTACAGGGCAGTGAAAGAGGCCAAAGAGAGGATAACGAGAAACAAAAAAGAACAGTATGAGAAGCTCAGGGACTATGGCATGGAGATAATTAAGAGTAATCCCAGGTCAATAGCAAGAGTTGATGTGAAGCCTATTCCACAATCCCTCCCTGTGTTTAACAAAATATATATCTGCTTCGAGGGCTATAAGAAAGGCTTTAAGAGTGGATGTAGGCCTTTCATCCATCTAGATGAAAATTTTCTTAAGACATACCTTGGAGGCCAACTACTTTCAGCAGTTGCACAGGATGCGACAACCAATTTTATGTAG